A single Bacteroidetes Order II. bacterium DNA region contains:
- a CDS encoding DUF11 domain-containing protein, producing the protein EGTASATGVVVRDVLPTAVSYVNSVASQGSYDNGTGLWTVGTVAVGATLTLTITVTVN; encoded by the coding sequence TGAAGGCACGGCAAGCGCCACAGGGGTGGTGGTGCGCGATGTGCTGCCCACTGCCGTTTCGTATGTCAATTCTGTGGCCAGTCAAGGTTCTTATGACAACGGTACTGGCCTCTGGACGGTTGGAACCGTGGCTGTGGGTGCTACGCTCACCCTAACCATTACCGTGACCGTGAATTAA